Proteins from one Clostridium cellulovorans 743B genomic window:
- the rpsB gene encoding 30S ribosomal protein S2, which produces MAVISMKQLLEAGVHFGHQTRRWNPKMATYIFTERNGIYIIDLQKTVKKIDEAYNFIRSVAEEGKEVLFVGTKKQAQEAISEEAVRSSMHFVNSRWLGGMLTNFSTIKTRIARLEALNTMEQDGTFEVLPKKEVANLKNEQEKLQRNLGGITNMNHENIGALFIVDPRKEKNAISEAKKLGIPVVAIVDTNCDPDEVDYVIPGNDDAIRAVKLITAKIADAIIEGRQGEQLAE; this is translated from the coding sequence ATGGCAGTTATATCAATGAAACAATTATTAGAAGCTGGTGTTCACTTTGGACATCAAACAAGAAGATGGAACCCAAAAATGGCTACTTACATCTTCACAGAAAGAAATGGTATTTATATCATTGATCTTCAAAAGACAGTTAAGAAAATCGACGAAGCTTACAACTTCATTAGAAGTGTAGCAGAAGAAGGCAAAGAAGTTTTATTTGTTGGAACTAAGAAACAAGCACAAGAAGCTATTTCAGAAGAAGCAGTTAGAAGTAGCATGCACTTTGTAAACAGCAGATGGCTTGGTGGTATGTTAACTAACTTCTCTACAATCAAAACAAGAATAGCTAGACTTGAAGCATTAAATACAATGGAACAAGATGGAACATTCGAAGTTTTACCAAAGAAAGAAGTTGCTAACTTAAAAAATGAACAAGAAAAACTTCAAAGAAATCTTGGTGGTATCACTAACATGAATCACGAAAATATCGGTGCTTTATTCATAGTTGACCCAAGAAAAGAAAAAAATGCAATATCAGAAGCAAAAAAATTAGGTATACCAGTTGTAGCTATTGTAGATACTAACTGTGATCCAGATGAAGTTGACTATGTAATTCCTGGTAATGACGATGCTATAAGAGCTGTTAAATTAATAACTGCAAAAATAGCTGATGCTATTATCGAAGGAAGACAAGGTGAACAATTAGCAGAATAA
- a CDS encoding YraN family protein produces MKNLKVAVGKYGEDIAEEYLKKQGYHILNRNFRSYHGEIDIIARDNLSIAFIEVKTRYNMGYGVPCESVNSYKQLKLCKVAKYYISINKLSDCNFRFDVLEIFLNYNNDHKFFNLFKNAFYFIE; encoded by the coding sequence ATGAAAAATTTAAAAGTAGCTGTAGGAAAATATGGCGAAGATATAGCAGAAGAATATTTAAAGAAACAAGGTTATCATATATTAAATAGAAATTTTAGAAGCTACCATGGTGAAATAGACATAATTGCAAGAGATAACTTATCTATAGCTTTTATAGAGGTTAAAACAAGGTATAATATGGGCTACGGTGTTCCTTGTGAGTCTGTTAATAGCTATAAACAACTAAAGCTTTGCAAGGTTGCAAAATACTATATATCCATAAACAAGCTTAGTGATTGTAATTTTAGGTTTGATGTTCTAGAGATATTCCTAAATTATAATAATGATCATAAGTTCTTTAACCTTTTTAAGAATGCCTTCTATTTTATAGAGTAA
- the codY gene encoding GTP-sensing pleiotropic transcriptional regulator CodY, producing the protein MQSLLSRTRMLNKILQKSGTEPVEFDEICELLSRVLDCNVYIVSRKGKVLGHSFATNFEISPVEEKVLEDGRFSEAYNNKLLNIQETKANLSSKDQFVFEEVSLCYLKDKLFTVVPIMGNRERLGTLLMIKAQEEFTEEELILCEYSSTIVGLEILRSKQDEIEVEARKKAVVQLAIGTLSYSELEAVEHIFNELNGQEGLLVASKIADKVGITRSVIVNALRKFESAGLIESRSLGMKGTHIKILNDRLLDELRKIN; encoded by the coding sequence ATGCAATCATTATTAAGTAGGACGAGGATGCTCAATAAAATTTTGCAAAAATCTGGAACAGAACCAGTGGAATTCGATGAGATTTGTGAACTTTTAAGTAGAGTTTTAGATTGTAATGTATATATTGTCAGTAGAAAAGGAAAAGTTCTTGGACATTCTTTTGCAACGAATTTTGAAATTAGTCCTGTAGAAGAAAAAGTTCTTGAAGATGGGCGTTTTTCAGAAGCTTATAATAATAAATTATTAAATATACAAGAAACGAAAGCAAATTTATCTAGTAAGGATCAATTTGTTTTTGAGGAAGTTTCTTTATGTTATTTAAAAGACAAATTGTTTACAGTAGTTCCTATAATGGGTAATAGAGAAAGGCTTGGCACTCTTTTGATGATTAAAGCTCAGGAGGAATTTACAGAAGAAGAATTGATTCTATGTGAATATAGTAGTACAATCGTAGGTCTTGAAATCTTGAGGTCAAAGCAGGATGAGATTGAAGTAGAGGCCAGAAAGAAAGCGGTAGTGCAACTTGCTATAGGGACTTTATCTTATTCAGAACTTGAAGCTGTGGAACATATATTTAATGAGCTAAATGGGCAGGAGGGACTTCTTGTAGCATCAAAGATAGCTGACAAGGTTGGAATAACTCGCTCAGTGATTGTAAATGCTCTTAGAAAATTTGAAAGTGCAGGACTTATTGAATCTCGTTCTTTAGGTATGAAAGGAACTCATATAAAAATCCTTAATGATAGATTGTTAGATGAATTAAGAAAGATAAATTAA
- a CDS encoding YifB family Mg chelatase-like AAA ATPase has protein sequence MKLSVNLNSATFNGIDGVIVQVEVDISRGLPSFTIVGLATTAVKEAKERVRSAIVNSGFEFPMGRIVINLSPADIKKEGALLDLSMAVGLLLESGQISLEDIGEHIILGELSLDGTIKSINGVLAIVLEGKNLGYTKFIVPEDNKFEGAFVNETEVFPFNSLKEVIHYLKYKDIHPFKTEIKMPDKEEVLDFSDIIGQEATLRALEISASGNHNIALYGPPGCGKTMIAKRFSSILPDLSYDEALEVTKIYSVAGLLAKEGIINKRPIRSPHHSSSIISLIGGGTRLMPGEITLAHRGVLFLDEFLEFDKKFLENLRQPLEDKKINITRIFGKVIYPCDFILLTSFNPCPCGNYGDKDKKCICTELERNRYISKLSGPLKERIDMFIGMNKVEAHKLVESKGTIDSKIIKEKVIKARKIQKDRFKGESFYYNSNMDLKAINKYCVLSKEAKKEIKKYIKYFDLSARSYHRVLKIARTIADLREVELISSEDLMEAIKYRTGLDNKVL, from the coding sequence ATGAAATTGTCAGTGAATTTAAACTCTGCTACCTTTAATGGCATTGATGGAGTAATTGTACAAGTTGAAGTTGATATTAGTAGAGGACTTCCTAGCTTTACTATAGTAGGTCTTGCAACCACAGCGGTTAAAGAAGCAAAGGAAAGAGTTAGAAGTGCTATTGTTAATAGTGGTTTTGAATTTCCTATGGGTAGGATTGTAATAAATTTATCTCCAGCAGATATTAAAAAGGAAGGCGCATTACTTGATTTATCTATGGCTGTTGGGCTTTTGCTAGAGTCTGGACAAATATCTCTAGAAGATATAGGAGAACATATTATTTTAGGTGAATTATCCTTAGATGGTACTATAAAAAGCATTAATGGAGTATTGGCTATAGTGCTAGAAGGAAAAAACTTAGGATATACTAAGTTTATTGTTCCAGAGGATAATAAATTTGAAGGTGCTTTTGTAAATGAAACAGAAGTTTTTCCTTTTAACTCTTTGAAAGAAGTAATTCACTATTTGAAATATAAAGATATTCATCCTTTTAAAACAGAAATAAAAATGCCTGATAAAGAAGAAGTTTTGGATTTTTCGGACATAATAGGTCAGGAAGCCACTTTAAGAGCACTAGAGATATCGGCAAGTGGTAATCATAATATAGCATTGTATGGGCCTCCAGGTTGCGGAAAAACCATGATAGCGAAGAGGTTTAGTTCTATATTGCCTGATTTATCCTATGACGAAGCACTAGAAGTAACTAAGATATACAGTGTTGCTGGACTTTTAGCAAAGGAAGGGATCATTAATAAGAGGCCAATAAGAAGTCCTCACCATAGCAGCTCTATAATCAGCCTTATAGGCGGAGGAACTAGATTAATGCCTGGAGAGATAACTTTAGCTCATAGAGGAGTGCTATTTTTAGATGAATTTTTAGAGTTTGATAAAAAGTTTCTTGAGAATTTAAGGCAGCCTTTAGAAGATAAAAAGATTAATATAACTAGAATATTTGGAAAGGTAATTTACCCATGCGATTTTATTTTGCTTACGTCTTTCAATCCATGTCCTTGTGGTAATTATGGTGATAAAGATAAGAAGTGTATATGCACAGAACTTGAGAGAAATAGATATATTTCTAAACTTTCAGGACCACTAAAAGAACGTATAGATATGTTTATCGGTATGAATAAGGTTGAAGCTCACAAGCTTGTAGAATCTAAAGGAACTATTGATTCAAAGATTATAAAAGAAAAGGTTATTAAGGCAAGAAAAATACAAAAAGATAGATTTAAAGGAGAAAGTTTTTATTATAATAGCAATATGGATTTAAAAGCTATTAACAAATATTGTGTTCTTTCAAAGGAAGCTAAAAAAGAAATCAAGAAATATATAAAGTACTTTGATCTTAGCGCTAGAAGCTATCATAGGGTTTTAAAAATAGCTAGAACCATCGCAGATTTAAGAGAAGTTGAACTTATATCCAGTGAAGATCTTATGGAAGCTATAAAGTATAGAACGGGATTGGATAATAAGGTTTTATAA
- a CDS encoding RluA family pseudouridine synthase, translating into MEEIIIIFNELSSKRIDKFLAEQLDGYSRSFIQNIIDGNNVLVNGKPCKSNLKLKMQDEITVIIPEPQEMNVVPENISLNILYEDEDLIVINKPQGMVVHPASGVYNNTLVNALLYHCKDLSGINGKLRPGIVHRIDKDTSGVIVVAKNDKSHNFLAAQLKEHSMKREYIALVEGIIKEEEGTINQPLARDPKERIKIAVVKGGREAITHYKVIERFKENTLVRCILETGRTHQIRVHMNYKKHPLVGDPVYGYKKQRFSLNGQLLHAQKLGFIHPTTMKYMEFSTNIPQEFLKVLKVLKKELHGTEKNDIIY; encoded by the coding sequence ATGGAAGAAATAATTATAATTTTTAATGAACTTAGCAGTAAAAGGATAGATAAATTTTTAGCAGAACAATTGGATGGTTATTCTAGGTCATTTATACAAAACATTATTGATGGGAACAATGTTTTAGTTAATGGTAAACCATGTAAGAGTAACTTAAAGCTTAAAATGCAAGATGAGATTACGGTTATTATTCCAGAACCACAAGAAATGAATGTAGTTCCAGAAAATATTTCCTTAAATATTCTATATGAGGATGAGGATTTAATTGTGATAAATAAGCCTCAAGGTATGGTGGTTCACCCGGCTTCTGGAGTTTATAACAATACCTTAGTTAATGCATTATTATATCACTGCAAGGACTTATCAGGGATAAATGGCAAATTAAGGCCAGGAATTGTGCATAGAATAGATAAAGATACTTCTGGAGTTATTGTAGTTGCAAAAAATGATAAGAGCCATAATTTTCTTGCAGCACAGTTGAAGGAGCACTCTATGAAAAGAGAGTATATTGCTTTAGTAGAGGGAATAATAAAAGAAGAAGAAGGAACCATAAATCAACCATTGGCAAGAGACCCTAAGGAAAGGATTAAAATTGCTGTGGTTAAAGGTGGAAGAGAAGCAATAACTCATTATAAAGTAATTGAACGGTTCAAAGAAAATACTTTAGTTAGGTGTATATTAGAAACTGGAAGGACTCATCAAATAAGAGTTCATATGAATTATAAAAAACATCCATTAGTTGGTGATCCAGTATATGGATATAAAAAACAAAGGTTTTCTCTTAATGGACAGTTATTACATGCGCAGAAATTGGGATTTATTCATCCAACTACCATGAAATATATGGAATTTAGTACAAATATTCCACAGGAATTTTTAAAAGTATTAAAGGTTCTTAAAAAAGAATTGCATGGTACTGAAAAAAATGATATTATATATTAA
- the pyrR gene encoding bifunctional pyr operon transcriptional regulator/uracil phosphoribosyltransferase PyrR produces MEFKTLLMDDKAIGRTLKRLSHEIIEKNKGIDDIVLIGIERRGVPIATRISEFVELFEEKKIPVGSVNISLYRDDLSTIYDQPVVKSTDLGVDVKDKIVILVDDVLYTGRTVRAAIDAVIQCGRPKSIQLAVLVDRGHRELPIRADYVGKNIPTSKEELVSVLLKEIDQEESVKLYE; encoded by the coding sequence TTGGAATTTAAGACTCTATTAATGGATGATAAAGCAATAGGAAGAACTTTAAAAAGACTTTCTCATGAGATAATTGAAAAAAATAAAGGAATAGATGACATTGTATTAATTGGGATTGAAAGACGAGGAGTTCCAATAGCTACTCGTATATCAGAATTTGTCGAATTGTTTGAAGAAAAGAAGATCCCAGTAGGTTCAGTGAATATATCTTTGTATAGAGATGACTTAAGTACTATCTATGATCAGCCGGTGGTAAAAAGTACTGATTTAGGTGTTGATGTAAAAGATAAAATAGTAATTTTGGTAGATGATGTGCTTTATACTGGAAGAACTGTAAGAGCGGCTATTGATGCTGTGATTCAGTGTGGGAGACCTAAGAGTATTCAGCTTGCAGTTTTAGTTGATAGAGGGCATAGGGAGCTACCTATTAGAGCTGATTATGTAGGTAAAAATATACCGACTTCTAAAGAAGAGTTAGTATCAGTTTTATTAAAGGAAATCGATCAAGAGGAATCAGTAAAGCTTTATGAATAG
- the uraA gene encoding uracil permease gives MKKESASKNFIDVEDRLPILKTIPLSLQHLFAMVGATILVPMLTNLPPSIALFTSGVGTLLYILCTKGKLPSYIGSSFAFIAPMTVAAATYGKGEMLSGVIASGLVYVIVALIIKYVGTKWLDKILPPVVVGSIILVIGLSLAGTAVQWAGLSASTVIPEGVSRSAYIAVALITLAVGVFGTMYFKGFLGVIPILIAMLVGYVLAIIFKVIPQEAINEITSTSLIEIPKFVAPKFNLSAIILMAPVAFVTLAEHIGHVYVVNSVVGRDFTKDPGLHRSILGDGVATMFAGLVGGPPNTTYGENIGVMAITKVYSVWVIGGAAILAIILSFIGPVSAIITHMPQPVMGGVSILLFGIIASSGFRIYVEDKIDFSKKRNLIISSVIVVLGIGGASLSFNLGQSVVEISGVALATIVGIVLNLILPKNSFNEEN, from the coding sequence ATGAAAAAAGAAAGTGCATCAAAAAATTTTATCGATGTAGAGGATAGGTTGCCAATTTTAAAAACTATACCATTAAGTTTACAACATTTATTTGCTATGGTTGGAGCTACTATACTTGTACCTATGCTTACAAATTTACCGCCGTCTATAGCATTGTTTACAAGTGGTGTAGGAACGCTTTTATATATTCTATGTACAAAGGGCAAATTGCCATCGTATATAGGATCATCTTTTGCATTTATCGCCCCAATGACTGTAGCAGCAGCAACTTATGGAAAAGGTGAAATGCTAAGTGGTGTAATTGCATCAGGCCTTGTTTATGTAATAGTTGCGTTAATAATTAAATATGTAGGAACAAAATGGCTAGATAAGATACTTCCACCAGTTGTTGTAGGATCCATTATTTTAGTTATAGGATTGAGTTTAGCAGGTACTGCAGTACAATGGGCAGGGCTATCAGCTAGTACTGTGATTCCAGAAGGTGTTTCTCGAAGTGCATATATTGCAGTAGCTTTAATAACTTTAGCTGTAGGTGTTTTTGGGACTATGTATTTTAAAGGTTTTCTTGGGGTAATTCCAATCCTTATAGCTATGTTAGTTGGATATGTCCTTGCAATAATCTTTAAAGTAATACCACAGGAAGCTATTAATGAAATAACAAGTACTTCTTTAATTGAAATTCCTAAGTTTGTAGCACCGAAATTTAATTTAAGTGCAATAATACTTATGGCTCCAGTTGCTTTTGTAACTCTTGCAGAGCATATTGGACATGTTTATGTAGTAAATAGTGTTGTAGGAAGAGATTTTACAAAGGATCCAGGACTTCATAGATCAATTCTTGGTGATGGTGTTGCTACTATGTTTGCCGGCTTAGTTGGAGGTCCTCCAAATACTACTTATGGTGAAAATATTGGAGTAATGGCTATTACCAAAGTGTATAGTGTTTGGGTAATTGGTGGAGCTGCGATACTTGCTATAATACTTTCATTCATTGGTCCAGTATCAGCTATAATAACTCATATGCCACAACCAGTAATGGGAGGAGTTAGTATACTTCTTTTTGGTATAATCGCTTCTTCAGGTTTTAGAATTTATGTTGAGGATAAAATTGATTTCAGTAAGAAAAGAAATTTAATTATATCTTCTGTTATTGTTGTATTAGGGATAGGTGGAGCATCATTGTCATTTAATCTAGGACAATCAGTAGTTGAAATTTCAGGAGTAGCATTAGCTACAATTGTAGGAATAGTATTAAATTTAATATTGCCTAAAAATAGCTTTAACGAAGAAAATTAA
- the dprA gene encoding DNA-processing protein DprA, giving the protein MKRELLEEYQCTKDIYEVLTAYKNFEYNIKNIEPLDKSYCEEVIKYLAKNDIKIVKINDKNYPKELLNYDDMPSILFYKGDIEPLNKNENVAIVGSRNPTNYGIDVAEIITKYLCKKEISLVSGLAKGVDAVVHKISCDKNNYTCAVIGSGIDVTYPYSNKELYKRIINNGCILSEFPLHTKPLSYNFPRRNRIISALSKRIIVVEASEKSGSLITAGHGLDQGKEIIAVPGSIFSEQSKGTNKLISDGAIPFLSLDTLRETLSISIDKNENMCNNNRDNTWSLSEVESRIFENLSDSPIHVDDLISMVNIDINQIYKVLFEMQAKNLIYTLSGNYYAKKYTSV; this is encoded by the coding sequence ATGAAAAGAGAACTTCTTGAGGAATATCAATGTACAAAAGATATATATGAAGTATTGACAGCATATAAAAATTTTGAGTACAACATAAAAAATATTGAGCCCTTAGATAAAAGTTATTGTGAAGAAGTTATAAAGTATTTAGCAAAAAATGATATAAAAATCGTAAAAATTAATGATAAAAATTATCCTAAAGAATTATTAAATTATGATGATATGCCCAGTATATTGTTTTATAAAGGAGATATTGAACCTTTAAACAAAAATGAGAATGTTGCCATTGTTGGTTCAAGAAATCCAACTAATTATGGAATTGATGTAGCAGAAATAATTACAAAGTATCTTTGTAAAAAGGAGATAAGTTTGGTAAGTGGGCTTGCAAAAGGAGTAGATGCTGTAGTTCATAAAATATCCTGTGATAAAAATAACTACACTTGTGCTGTGATTGGCAGTGGTATTGATGTGACTTATCCTTATAGTAATAAAGAATTATATAAGAGAATTATAAATAATGGATGTATACTCAGTGAATTTCCGCTTCATACAAAACCGTTATCTTATAATTTCCCAAGACGCAATAGAATAATAAGTGCCTTGTCAAAGCGGATTATTGTGGTTGAAGCTAGTGAAAAGAGCGGATCTTTAATAACCGCTGGACATGGTCTAGACCAAGGTAAGGAGATAATTGCTGTACCCGGTTCGATATTTAGTGAGCAAAGTAAAGGAACTAACAAATTGATATCTGATGGGGCAATACCTTTTTTAAGTTTAGATACTTTAAGAGAAACTTTATCAATATCCATAGATAAAAATGAAAATATGTGTAATAATAATCGAGATAATACTTGGAGTTTGTCGGAGGTAGAAAGTAGAATTTTTGAAAATTTGAGTGATAGTCCTATACATGTAGACGATTTAATTTCTATGGTCAATATTGACATTAATCAAATCTATAAGGTATTATTTGAAATGCAAGCTAAAAACCTAATCTATACGTTAAGTGGTAATTATTATGCGAAGAAATACACTAGTGTTTGA
- the topA gene encoding type I DNA topoisomerase, with protein MGTNLVIVESPAKAKTIRKYLGKNYVVEASMGHVRDLPKSQTGVDVENNYEPKYITIRGKGELLDKLRKQAKKSEKIYLATDPDREGEAISWHLSKVLKLSETEKCRIEFNEITKTAIKAAIKSPREINMNLVDAQQARRVLDRLVGYGISPILWRKVKWGLSAGRVQSATLRMICERDKKIKEFIPKEYWTIEGIFNSTDDTKNSKEKLNLKLHNFKNEKIEIDTKEKADEILNIIKSGNYTVSKVKKTERIKNPLPPFITSTLQQDAYRKLNFTTKRTMSIAQQLYEGIEIKGKGSVALITYMRTDSVRISDEAQKSALEFINTSYGTEYVPSEPRIYKGKKNIQDAHEAIRPTYIDITPDKIKGDVKDEIYKLYKLIWERFVASQMKSCVLDTVSVTVDNSGYNFKANGSTVKFDGFMKIYSYGTEGDESLTTIPKVQEGEMLSCIQIDGLQHFTEPPARFSEASLVKTLEENGIGRPSTYAPTIATLLSRKYIEREKKTLVPTELGIIVDNIMCEFFNQIVDEEFTANMEERLDDIELGDSDWRKIVNEFFTPVKAEIEKAEIELAKITIEDEVTDIQCEKCGRNMVIKHGKFGDFLACPGYPECENTKPIVEEIDTPCPKCGSKIVVKKSKKGRKFFGCSTYPNCDYVSWYEPSSKKCNQCGSIMLKKYNKTNGNYLECSNSDCKSKEIIQEETE; from the coding sequence ATGGGAACAAATTTAGTAATAGTTGAATCACCAGCTAAAGCAAAGACTATTCGAAAGTATTTAGGAAAGAATTATGTAGTAGAAGCATCGATGGGTCATGTTAGAGATTTGCCAAAGAGTCAGACTGGTGTGGATGTAGAAAATAATTATGAGCCTAAATATATAACCATAAGAGGAAAAGGTGAACTTCTAGATAAACTAAGAAAACAAGCGAAAAAAAGCGAAAAGATTTATCTAGCTACCGACCCTGACCGTGAGGGAGAAGCGATATCTTGGCATTTAAGTAAGGTTTTAAAACTTTCAGAAACAGAAAAATGCAGGATTGAATTTAATGAGATTACAAAAACTGCAATAAAAGCAGCGATAAAAAGTCCAAGAGAAATAAATATGAATTTAGTAGATGCTCAACAAGCGAGGAGAGTACTAGATCGATTAGTTGGTTACGGAATAAGCCCTATTTTATGGAGAAAAGTCAAGTGGGGGTTAAGTGCGGGAAGAGTTCAATCTGCTACTTTAAGAATGATCTGTGAAAGAGACAAGAAAATAAAAGAGTTTATTCCAAAAGAATATTGGACTATTGAGGGGATTTTCAATTCAACAGATGATACTAAAAATAGTAAAGAAAAATTAAATTTAAAGCTTCATAACTTTAAAAATGAGAAAATTGAAATTGATACAAAGGAAAAAGCTGATGAGATATTAAATATTATAAAAAGCGGAAATTATACTGTTTCTAAAGTTAAGAAGACTGAAAGAATTAAAAATCCACTGCCACCATTTATAACAAGTACTCTTCAACAGGATGCATATAGAAAACTTAATTTTACTACAAAACGAACAATGTCTATTGCTCAACAATTATATGAAGGTATTGAGATAAAAGGAAAGGGTTCTGTTGCTTTGATAACATATATGAGAACAGATTCGGTAAGAATTTCTGATGAAGCGCAAAAATCAGCACTTGAGTTTATAAATACATCTTATGGAACTGAGTATGTTCCAAGCGAACCAAGAATATATAAGGGGAAAAAGAATATTCAAGATGCTCATGAAGCTATAAGACCAACTTATATAGATATAACTCCAGATAAAATTAAAGGAGATGTAAAGGATGAAATATATAAGCTATATAAGTTAATATGGGAAAGATTTGTAGCTAGTCAAATGAAGTCATGTGTTTTAGATACCGTTTCTGTAACTGTTGATAACAGTGGTTACAATTTTAAGGCTAATGGTTCTACTGTAAAGTTTGATGGGTTCATGAAGATATATAGTTATGGAACAGAAGGAGACGAGAGTCTTACAACTATTCCAAAGGTGCAGGAAGGTGAAATGCTAAGTTGCATTCAGATTGATGGTCTTCAGCACTTTACTGAGCCACCAGCAAGGTTTTCGGAAGCATCACTTGTAAAGACACTTGAGGAAAATGGTATAGGAAGACCAAGTACATACGCTCCCACAATAGCAACCTTACTTAGTAGAAAGTATATTGAAAGAGAAAAGAAGACACTAGTTCCTACAGAACTTGGAATAATTGTTGATAATATAATGTGTGAATTCTTTAATCAAATTGTTGATGAAGAATTTACTGCAAACATGGAAGAACGATTAGATGATATTGAACTTGGAGATAGTGATTGGCGAAAGATTGTAAATGAATTTTTCACACCAGTAAAGGCTGAAATTGAAAAAGCTGAAATTGAGCTTGCTAAAATAACCATTGAAGATGAAGTCACAGATATCCAGTGTGAAAAATGTGGAAGAAATATGGTTATTAAACATGGTAAGTTTGGAGACTTTTTAGCATGCCCTGGTTATCCAGAGTGCGAGAATACAAAACCAATTGTTGAGGAGATTGATACTCCTTGTCCAAAATGCGGAAGTAAAATAGTTGTGAAAAAGAGTAAAAAAGGTAGAAAGTTTTTTGGTTGCAGCACTTATCCTAACTGTGATTATGTTAGTTGGTACGAACCTTCTTCGAAAAAATGCAATCAATGTGGCTCTATTATGTTAAAAAAATATAACAAAACTAATGGAAATTATTTAGAATGTTCTAATAGTGATTGTAAAAGTAAAGAAATTATACAAGAAGAGACCGAATAA